A genomic segment from Paraburkholderia hayleyella encodes:
- a CDS encoding chorismate mutase codes for MRMAQRTIQRLIAGMAVLWLAVGCSPGVSAQSNAFVPLVQAMASRLVIADQVALSKWDSGQSVYDPQREAQVLANAAAMAPTYGIDAPDARAIFADQIEANKEVQYALLNNWRRLSGAPTTPRQSLSDVIRPELDALQVSILQNLQEVAPLRTSADCAVQIALAAGEVGQQNGLDALHLAGLDRAVAQICRAR; via the coding sequence ATGAGAATGGCGCAACGCACGATACAGCGTCTTATTGCCGGTATGGCCGTGTTGTGGCTGGCGGTAGGCTGCTCACCCGGCGTTAGCGCCCAGTCAAATGCCTTTGTGCCGCTGGTGCAGGCCATGGCGAGCCGCCTTGTGATTGCCGATCAGGTTGCGTTAAGCAAATGGGACAGTGGCCAGAGCGTCTATGATCCGCAGCGCGAAGCCCAGGTGCTGGCCAATGCCGCTGCGATGGCCCCGACGTATGGTATTGATGCGCCTGATGCCCGCGCGATTTTTGCTGACCAGATCGAAGCCAATAAAGAGGTGCAATACGCGCTGCTCAATAACTGGCGACGTCTGTCGGGGGCGCCGACGACGCCACGTCAAAGTTTGAGTGACGTGATTCGCCCAGAACTCGATGCATTGCAAGTATCGATTTTGCAGAATCTGCAGGAGGTGGCGCCATTGCGCACGAGCGCGGATTGTGCGGTACAGATAGCACTGGCAGCCGGAGAAGTGGGGCAACAAAACGGTCTGGATGCGTTGCACCTGGCGGGGCTTGATCGCGCCGTCGCGCAGATTTGCCGCGCTCGGTGA
- a CDS encoding single-stranded DNA-binding protein — MIDGLIAGRVYGQPSAREGQQGRTFVTAKVRAASQNGEMLFVNVITFDSMAQTVLLALDDGDSITLAGTLTPKVWTDRHGVVRPALDMVAHGVLSSYQVQRKRQATCVPEHKHSHTETDLQDDPLDVPAST, encoded by the coding sequence ATGATAGATGGACTCATCGCGGGCCGAGTCTACGGCCAGCCCTCCGCGCGCGAAGGACAGCAGGGCCGCACCTTCGTCACGGCAAAAGTACGTGCCGCCAGCCAGAACGGCGAGATGCTGTTCGTCAACGTGATTACCTTCGACAGCATGGCGCAGACGGTTCTGCTCGCACTCGATGACGGCGACAGCATCACGCTGGCCGGCACACTCACGCCGAAGGTCTGGACCGACCGCCACGGCGTGGTACGGCCGGCGCTCGATATGGTGGCGCATGGCGTCCTGAGTTCCTACCAGGTACAGCGCAAGCGCCAGGCCACCTGCGTACCGGAACACAAACACTCCCATACCGAAACTGATTTGCAAGACGATCCGCTGGACGTCCCAGCTAGCACCTGA
- a CDS encoding helix-turn-helix domain-containing protein, which translates to MSLWCVFHVPRRMFELRQDGHQIVTSWVWRTTGHGERHRVGLYSLEVSQ; encoded by the coding sequence ATGTCTTTGTGGTGCGTTTTCCATGTTCCGCGCAGGATGTTTGAACTGCGTCAGGACGGCCACCAGATCGTTACTTCATGGGTGTGGCGTACCACTGGCCATGGCGAACGCCATCGTGTTGGCCTCTACTCGCTGGAGGTGTCGCAATGA
- a CDS encoding helix-turn-helix domain-containing protein → MNEPITESSGNVFADLGFSAEESALLQLRADLMASLRQAIEARSWTQAQAASILGISQPRVSDLMRGKWGKFSLDMLVTLAVRAGLHPRVALEAA, encoded by the coding sequence ATGAATGAACCCATCACCGAATCGAGCGGCAACGTGTTTGCCGACCTTGGTTTTTCCGCCGAAGAATCGGCCCTGCTGCAACTGCGCGCCGATCTTATGGCTTCGCTGCGCCAAGCCATCGAAGCGCGAAGCTGGACGCAAGCGCAAGCCGCCAGCATCCTGGGGATTAGTCAGCCGCGTGTGTCGGACCTCATGCGCGGCAAGTGGGGCAAGTTCAGCCTGGATATGCTGGTGACGCTGGCCGTGCGGGCGGGTCTGCATCCCCGCGTGGCGCTTGAGGCAGCCTGA
- a CDS encoding type II toxin-antitoxin system RelE/ParE family toxin has translation MKNLRFVGSTQDDLRNFPAEARRHAGFELDAIQRGMMPSDFKPMVNVGPGAYEIRIHVEGEWRVIYVAKFADAVYVLHAFQKKTQKTRREDIELAMRRYRQLGG, from the coding sequence ATGAAAAACCTCCGTTTCGTCGGCTCTACCCAGGACGACCTGCGCAACTTCCCTGCCGAAGCCCGACGCCATGCGGGGTTTGAACTGGACGCTATCCAGCGCGGCATGATGCCCTCCGATTTCAAACCAATGGTCAATGTCGGACCCGGGGCTTACGAAATCCGCATCCACGTCGAAGGAGAGTGGCGCGTAATCTACGTAGCGAAATTTGCTGATGCCGTCTATGTGTTGCACGCATTCCAGAAGAAAACGCAGAAAACCCGCCGTGAAGACATCGAACTGGCTATGCGCCGCTACAGACAACTTGGAGGCTGA